In Drosophila simulans strain w501 chromosome 3R, Prin_Dsim_3.1, whole genome shotgun sequence, a single window of DNA contains:
- the LOC6726798 gene encoding uncharacterized protein LOC6726798 yields the protein MLAGNSATLFKKSMAGGTAKGTQAVAPTFEVTQLSSSQLSSNRGVQLPPLMMRGQVDPDQVENATFRVVQVDRRPISDQQFKTLIKRLVKCFMSEVEITKRLRKATSKRPVNPGERQLIQQMEALRRKYEAERSALVVNLSLDTRFKRCHPLAAQLGGVQPSRSSKSRKSNPLEGDKAPKKTTSRKNEHDIRSRQRQSGGSLPKESIVGASACNHIVTPGNLSKRLRLQQAFESYPEPHQIEESSPGNKNRLVAVNNDVSAQVSPSSSDVFYDFPDVVEF from the coding sequence ATGCTAGCCGGGAATTCAGCCACTCTATTCAAAAAATCCATGGCTGGTGGCACTGCGAAGGGGACACAAGCAGTAGCACCCACCTTCGAGGTCACCCAGCTGAGCAGCTCCCAGCTGTCCAGCAATCGGGGCGTCCAGCTGCCGCCACTGATGATGAGGGGTCAGGTCGATCCGGATCAGGTGGAGAACGCCACTTTCCGCGTGGTCCAGGTCGATCGTCGTCCCATCAGCGATCAGCAATTCAAAACGCTGATAAAGCGGCTGGTCAAGTGCTTCATGTCGGAGGTGGAGATCACAAAGCGGCTACGCAAGGCTACCTCCAAGCGGCCCGTAAATCCGGGGGAGCGGCAGCTCATCCAGCAAATGGAGGCCCTGCGTCGGAAGTACGAGGCGGAGAGATCCGCCTTGGTGGTGAATCTCAGTCTGGACACCCGCTTTAAACGGTGTCATCCTCTTGCCGCGCAGCTCGGGGGCGTCCAGCCCAGCAGGTCCAGCAAATCACGAAAGAGCAATCCTCTCGAGGGCGATAAAGCTCCAAAAAAAACCACGAGCCGCAAGAACGAGCATGATATTCGAAGTAGGCAACGACAAAGTGGAGGATCCCTGCCCAAGGAGTCGATCGTGGGGGCCAGTGCGTGCAATCATATCGTAACGCCTGGAAATCTGTCCAAGCGACTCAGATTGCAGCAAGCCTTTGAATCCTATCCTGAACCTCACCAAATTGAAGAATCTTCTCCAGGCAACAAAAACCGATTGGTGGCGGTCAACAACGATGTATCTGCTCAAGTGTCGCCGAGTTCTTCTGACGTATTCTACGATTTTCCGGATGTAGTAGAATTTTAA